One Thermofilum pendens Hrk 5 DNA segment encodes these proteins:
- a CDS encoding GTP-binding protein, protein MAFRLSREREEGPVEYKSRLSGDDERCERLATQMKYRLFEGGGEAIYVLGVGDDGTPVGLDPEGERETLDTLRRVAESIGAATRVLERAEFQGRSVLRVLVRVSREESPPVQVTIAVMGNVDAGKSTTVGTLCTGELDDGRGRGMRRVARYSHEIITGRTSSVVVRLLGFDMEGKPVNWNLPNPLDEAQIYLASKKIVYFVDVGGHERYLRTALRGVMSRLPDYVMLVVAANSGLQVMGREHLGVSLALRIPVFAVVTKVDLVDKSVLEATLIDTVETLRRVDRKPVLVKSLSEVYRIVELMPSGRVVPVFLVSNTTGEGLELLTEFLNLLPPRKRWAENVDKPLLAYVSETYDVKGVGPVVAVSIERGVIREGEDVYLGPLRDASWRRVRVKSIHINRVVASSARAGEEATLALAGVDFDELEKGLVVSSKPLEAVWEVAAHIVVLRHPTTIRTGYQTVLHAHSIRSPVKFTYMSREPMRTGDSGSVRLRFLNHPWYIEPGTRIILRDSRTRAIGTVTSAYHS, encoded by the coding sequence ATGGCGTTCAGGCTGTCGCGAGAAAGAGAAGAGGGGCCTGTTGAATACAAGTCTAGGTTATCTGGCGACGATGAGAGGTGTGAACGTCTAGCTACTCAGATGAAGTACAGGCTCTTCGAGGGTGGAGGAGAGGCTATCTACGTGCTTGGAGTTGGAGACGACGGTACGCCGGTGGGGCTGGACCCCGAGGGAGAGAGGGAGACCCTTGACACGCTGCGGCGGGTGGCGGAGAGCATCGGGGCTGCTACGCGTGTTCTGGAGCGCGCAGAGTTCCAGGGAAGAAGCGTTTTGAGGGTACTCGTGAGGGTTAGCCGCGAGGAGTCGCCACCCGTACAGGTAACGATCGCGGTTATGGGTAACGTGGACGCTGGGAAGAGCACCACCGTTGGTACTCTCTGCACAGGCGAGCTGGACGATGGGAGAGGTAGGGGCATGAGGAGGGTTGCCAGGTACTCTCACGAGATAATCACCGGGAGAACATCCTCTGTCGTCGTAAGGCTTCTCGGCTTCGACATGGAGGGCAAGCCTGTGAACTGGAACCTGCCGAACCCCCTCGACGAGGCCCAGATATACTTGGCGTCGAAGAAGATCGTGTACTTCGTGGACGTCGGGGGGCACGAGAGGTATCTGAGGACCGCCCTTAGAGGGGTCATGTCCCGCCTACCCGACTACGTCATGCTCGTCGTAGCCGCGAACTCCGGGCTACAGGTGATGGGCAGAGAGCACCTCGGAGTAAGCCTTGCGCTCAGGATCCCGGTGTTCGCGGTTGTAACTAAGGTGGACCTCGTGGACAAGAGCGTCCTGGAGGCGACGCTAATAGACACTGTGGAGACTCTTCGAAGGGTTGACAGGAAACCCGTCCTCGTGAAGTCTCTCAGCGAAGTGTACAGGATTGTTGAGCTTATGCCGAGCGGGCGCGTAGTGCCGGTTTTCCTCGTCTCGAACACCACCGGGGAGGGCTTAGAGTTGCTGACAGAGTTCCTGAACTTGCTCCCGCCCAGGAAGAGGTGGGCCGAGAACGTAGACAAGCCTCTGCTCGCCTACGTGAGCGAGACATACGACGTTAAGGGCGTAGGGCCGGTAGTCGCGGTGTCTATCGAGCGTGGAGTGATCCGCGAGGGAGAGGATGTCTACCTGGGGCCGTTGCGCGACGCCAGCTGGAGGAGGGTGCGCGTGAAGTCAATCCACATAAACAGGGTTGTCGCATCCTCTGCTCGCGCGGGGGAAGAAGCTACGCTCGCGCTCGCGGGGGTAGACTTCGACGAGCTCGAGAAAGGCCTGGTCGTGTCCAGTAAGCCTCTAGAGGCAGTCTGGGAGGTTGCAGCCCACATAGTGGTTCTGAGGCACCCCACAACTATACGTACAGGCTATCAAACGGTTCTCCACGCGCACTCCATCAGGAGCCCCGTAAAGTTCACCTATATGAGCCGCGAGCCCATGAGGACAGGCGACTCCGGAAGCGTGAGACTGAGGTTCCTGAACCACCCCTGGTACATAGAGCCGGGTACAAGGATAATATTGAGGGATTCGAGAACGAGGGCCATCGGAACGGTGACGAGTGCATACCACTCCTAG